The window ATGACCAGGTAGAAGATGGCCGTGCGCCATACTTTCTTGTTTCCGGGGTTCAATTCCCGCCCGCTCTCCTTTCTTCCACGCTTTCCTCTCCGTCTTTCACCGCGCTTTCCCTCCCCGACCAAGGGCTTTCTCTCCCCGTCCGCCGCCTCTAACCACCCATGTTATCCCGGCCGCCGACGGGACCCCCTGATATGCATCCTCGACCCTTACTATAATGTCGGCATATTTCCGCGCAAGGTGAGCCCGGCGCCCCGCAGCCGCTATTCCGAACCCGCCTCCTCCAGCACACCCACGAAGGGAAGATGGCGGTAACGTTCCGCGTGGTCCAGGCCGTAACCCACCACGAAGACCATGGGGATGTCAAAGCCGCAGTACTTTACCTCCAGGTCCACCTTACGCGCCTCCGGCTTGTTGAGCAAGGCGCATATCTCGAGCGAGGAGGGCTTTCTCTGCCGCAACATGTCCGCGATGTAACTCAGGGTGAGGCCGGTATCCACGATGTCCTCCACCAGGAGGACATCCCTTCCCCCGATGTCCAGGTCGAGGTCCTTGACGATGCGCACCACCCCGGAGGACTTGGTGTCCTTGCCGTAGCTCGATACGGCGACGAAGTCCACCTCCAGGGGAAGGTCGACCTGGCGTGTGAGGTCGGCCATGAAAACGAAGGCGCCCTTGAGCACCCCCACCATGACCAGGTCGCGGTCCCGGTAATCGCGGGTTATCTGCTCCGCCATCTCCCTTACCCGGGAATGGATCTCCTCCCGGGTGATGAGCGCCTTCATGCTTCGATTATAAAGGCGTGGGCCCTTTTATCCCAGCCCGCAGACGGCCTCGAAGTTGGCGTGGAAGATCATCTCCCGCTCGCGTTCGGACAGGGGCAGGGATTCTATCCGGCCCTTGATCCACCCGTAA of the Actinomycetota bacterium genome contains:
- the hpt gene encoding hypoxanthine phosphoribosyltransferase, translated to MKALITREEIHSRVREMAEQITRDYRDRDLVMVGVLKGAFVFMADLTRQVDLPLEVDFVAVSSYGKDTKSSGVVRIVKDLDLDIGGRDVLLVEDIVDTGLTLSYIADMLRQRKPSSLEICALLNKPEARKVDLEVKYCGFDIPMVFVVGYGLDHAERYRHLPFVGVLEEAGSE